A window of Staphylococcus sp. 17KM0847 contains these coding sequences:
- the ftsW gene encoding cell division peptidoglycan polymerase FtsW, with translation MNHIKKLFRYILRYSKYIDFPLLLAYLALCLIGLTMVYSASMVAATRGTLTGGIPVSGTYFYMRQLAYVIFGFIIVFFIAYVMDVRIIQNRNVQLGMMGIILLLLFATLVLGVEINGSKSWLDLRFMNLQASELLKIAIILYVPYIIDRKKIQIQRDPMVIITPIIFVGFMIGLVLLQKDVGQTLLIAAIFFCIIVYSGIGVKNLLKIAMYSILGLITVVIFIVIFRVNILPAYLTARFSALENPFNYESGIGYHLANSLLAIGNGGLFGRGLGNSVMKLGYLPEPHTDFIFAVICEELGFVGALIVLGLIYYIVYRAFDLASRTTSYFYKLVCVGIASYIGIQAFVNLGGVSGLIPLTGVPLPFISFGGSSMISLSIAMGLLLMIGKQIKYDEAKQHYYEKYHHQ, from the coding sequence GATTTTCCATTATTACTCGCATATCTTGCACTTTGTTTAATAGGTTTGACGATGGTTTATAGTGCAAGTATGGTAGCAGCAACAAGAGGAACATTAACAGGTGGGATACCTGTATCAGGCACTTACTTTTATATGAGACAGCTCGCATACGTTATTTTTGGATTTATCATTGTATTTTTTATAGCGTATGTGATGGATGTACGTATTATTCAAAACCGAAATGTGCAATTAGGGATGATGGGGATTATCTTACTCCTACTTTTTGCAACATTAGTTTTAGGTGTTGAAATCAATGGCTCTAAAAGTTGGCTCGATTTGAGATTTATGAATTTACAAGCATCTGAGTTGCTCAAAATTGCAATTATTTTATATGTCCCCTATATTATTGATCGTAAAAAAATACAAATACAGCGAGACCCTATGGTCATTATTACACCTATTATTTTCGTAGGATTTATGATTGGTCTTGTGCTTTTACAAAAAGATGTAGGGCAAACATTATTAATTGCTGCGATTTTCTTTTGTATTATTGTATATTCTGGAATTGGTGTTAAAAATTTATTGAAGATTGCAATGTACTCTATCCTAGGCTTAATTACAGTAGTGATTTTTATTGTAATTTTTCGTGTGAATATATTACCTGCTTATTTAACAGCGAGGTTTAGTGCTTTAGAAAATCCATTTAACTACGAATCAGGAATCGGTTATCATTTAGCTAACTCATTGTTGGCAATTGGTAATGGTGGATTATTCGGACGAGGCTTAGGTAATAGCGTAATGAAGCTGGGTTACTTACCAGAGCCACATACTGATTTTATTTTTGCAGTTATATGTGAAGAATTAGGATTTGTCGGTGCACTTATCGTTCTTGGATTGATTTATTATATTGTTTATCGTGCTTTTGATCTTGCTTCTCGAACAACATCATATTTTTATAAGTTAGTATGTGTAGGTATTGCAAGTTATATCGGTATTCAAGCATTTGTTAATTTAGGCGGTGTATCAGGTTTAATTCCATTAACAGGTGTTCCATTACCTTTTATTAGTTTTGGTGGTTCATCTATGATTAGTTTAAGTATTGCAATGGGATTATTATTAATGATTGGTAAGCAAATTAAATATGATGAAGCCAAACAGCACTATTATGAGAAATATCATCATCAATAG
- a CDS encoding pyruvate carboxylase — MKRINKVLVANRGEIAIRIFRAATELDIQTVAIYSKEDMRALHRYKADEAYLVGEDLGPAESYLNIERIIKVAKEAGVDAIHPGYGFLSENMQFAKRCKEEGIIFIGPELEHLDMFGDKVKARTTAIKANLPVIPGTDGPIDSLEEAHLFANKVGYPLMIKATSGGGGKGMRIVYQTSELEEAYTRAKSEAEKSFGNSEVYIEKFIDEPKHIEVQILGDTYGNIVHLFERDCSVQRRHQKVVEVAPSVSLPEQLRIEICQAAVDLMKQIGYTNAGTVEFLVSGEDYYFIEVNPRIQVEHTITEMITGVDIVKTQLLIADGAALHDDRIALPQQTAIQTLGYAIQCRITTEDPTQDFMPDTGRIVAYRSSGGFGVRLDAGDAFQGAEISPYYDSLLVKISTHAIHYKEAREKMLRSLQEMRIRGVKTNIPFLHNVIQHPQFASGDYTTRFLEQVPDLFVIQPSRDRGTKTLEYIGNVTINGFPSVEKQLKPHFERTDIPKVKQHEIAQLSGTKQLLDEQGPEAVAQWVKAQDEVLITDTTFRDAHQSLLATRVRTHDLLQIAPHTARVMQDNFSLELWGGATFDVAFNFLKENPWERLAKLRTAIPNVLFQMLLRASNAVGYKNYPDNVIQKFVEESAAAGIDVFRIFDSLNWVEQMKVANEAVQRAGKISEGAICYTGDILNTERSNIYTLDYYVQLAKTLEREGFHMLAIKDMAGLLKPRAAYELIGELKAAVDLPIHLHTHDTSGNGILTYNQAIDAGVDVIDTAVAAMSGLTSQPSSNSLYYAMSGFSRKIRMDIEGHERLSHYWDGVRPYYKDFESDMKSPHTEIYQHEMPGGQYSNLRQQAKSIGLGERFGEVKDMYRRVNFLFGDIVKVTPSSKVVGDMALYMVQNNLDERQILSEGYKLDFPDSVVSFFKGEIGQPVNGFNKQLQDVVLKGQSPLTARPGEYLESVDFNKLKEILQEKQQSKVTEQDVVSYALYPKVYEQYIQTFENYGNISLLDTPTFFYGMRPNETIKIEIDRGKILVITLQAITQPDEAGMRTVFFEMNGQARHIQIKDENIQATHLSKTKADKGNPEHIGTQMPGTVVEVKVSVGEVVEAGQSLIITEAMKMETTVQAPFKGVVKAVHIQNNDNIETGDLLIELEKEA; from the coding sequence ATGAAACGTATTAATAAAGTTTTAGTTGCGAATAGAGGAGAAATTGCAATTCGCATTTTTAGGGCAGCGACAGAATTAGATATACAAACAGTAGCGATTTATTCAAAAGAAGATATGCGTGCATTACACAGATATAAAGCAGATGAAGCATATCTTGTTGGAGAGGATCTTGGTCCAGCAGAGTCTTACTTGAATATCGAACGTATTATCAAAGTTGCAAAAGAAGCAGGGGTTGATGCGATTCATCCCGGATATGGCTTTTTAAGTGAAAATATGCAGTTCGCTAAACGATGTAAAGAAGAAGGAATTATTTTTATTGGTCCTGAATTAGAACATTTAGATATGTTTGGTGATAAGGTTAAGGCGCGTACAACTGCTATAAAAGCCAATTTACCTGTTATTCCCGGAACGGATGGCCCGATAGATAGCTTAGAGGAGGCACATTTGTTTGCGAATAAAGTGGGCTATCCATTAATGATTAAAGCAACGAGCGGTGGTGGTGGTAAAGGTATGCGTATCGTGTACCAAACATCAGAACTAGAAGAAGCGTATACACGTGCCAAGTCAGAAGCTGAGAAATCTTTTGGTAATAGTGAAGTGTATATTGAGAAGTTTATAGATGAACCGAAACATATTGAGGTTCAGATATTAGGAGATACGTATGGTAATATTGTACACCTGTTCGAACGCGATTGTTCTGTACAACGTCGTCATCAAAAAGTAGTTGAAGTTGCGCCATCTGTAAGTTTGCCAGAGCAGCTGCGTATTGAAATTTGTCAAGCAGCCGTAGATTTAATGAAACAGATTGGTTATACCAATGCAGGAACTGTGGAATTTCTCGTATCTGGAGAGGATTACTATTTTATTGAAGTCAATCCACGTATCCAAGTAGAACATACGATTACAGAGATGATTACGGGTGTGGATATTGTAAAGACACAACTTTTAATTGCAGATGGTGCAGCATTGCATGATGATAGAATTGCACTGCCACAACAGACAGCAATTCAAACGCTTGGTTATGCTATACAATGTCGTATTACAACAGAAGACCCAACACAAGATTTTATGCCTGACACAGGTCGTATTGTGGCATATCGTTCAAGTGGCGGATTTGGTGTTCGTCTTGATGCAGGAGATGCTTTTCAAGGCGCAGAAATTTCACCTTACTACGATTCCCTTCTTGTGAAAATTTCTACACATGCGATTCATTATAAAGAGGCACGTGAAAAAATGTTACGTTCATTACAAGAAATGCGTATTCGTGGTGTTAAAACCAATATTCCATTTTTACATAATGTAATACAACATCCACAATTTGCATCAGGAGATTATACAACTCGATTTTTAGAACAAGTGCCTGATCTTTTTGTGATACAGCCGTCTAGGGATAGAGGCACAAAAACACTCGAATATATTGGTAATGTAACGATTAATGGTTTTCCAAGTGTTGAAAAACAGTTGAAGCCTCATTTTGAACGTACTGATATTCCGAAAGTTAAACAACATGAAATTGCTCAACTAAGCGGTACAAAACAATTATTGGACGAACAAGGACCAGAAGCTGTGGCACAATGGGTTAAAGCACAAGATGAGGTTCTTATTACAGATACAACATTTCGTGATGCGCATCAATCTTTATTAGCAACGCGCGTGCGTACACATGATTTGTTACAGATTGCACCTCATACAGCACGTGTTATGCAGGATAACTTTTCATTAGAATTATGGGGTGGTGCAACGTTTGATGTCGCATTTAACTTTTTAAAAGAAAACCCTTGGGAGCGACTTGCCAAGTTAAGAACCGCTATTCCAAATGTATTGTTTCAAATGTTGTTACGTGCTTCCAATGCAGTAGGTTACAAAAATTACCCAGATAATGTTATTCAGAAATTTGTAGAGGAAAGTGCTGCTGCAGGTATAGATGTCTTTAGAATTTTTGACTCATTAAACTGGGTTGAACAAATGAAAGTGGCAAATGAGGCTGTCCAACGTGCTGGGAAAATCTCAGAAGGAGCGATTTGTTATACGGGAGATATTTTAAACACAGAACGTTCAAATATTTATACATTAGATTATTATGTTCAACTTGCTAAAACATTAGAGCGTGAAGGATTCCATATGTTAGCAATTAAAGATATGGCAGGCTTATTAAAACCACGTGCAGCATATGAATTAATTGGTGAATTAAAAGCAGCAGTGGATTTACCTATACATTTGCATACGCATGATACAAGTGGTAATGGTATTTTAACGTATAATCAAGCTATTGATGCTGGTGTAGATGTTATTGATACAGCCGTTGCAGCAATGTCTGGTCTTACAAGTCAGCCAAGTAGTAATTCATTATATTATGCAATGAGTGGTTTTTCACGTAAGATTCGTATGGATATTGAGGGACATGAACGATTGTCACATTATTGGGATGGTGTAAGACCTTATTATAAAGACTTTGAAAGTGATATGAAGTCTCCGCACACAGAAATTTATCAACATGAAATGCCTGGAGGTCAATATTCTAACTTACGACAACAAGCGAAAAGCATAGGTTTGGGTGAGCGTTTTGGTGAAGTTAAAGATATGTATCGTCGTGTAAACTTCTTATTTGGTGATATTGTAAAAGTCACACCGTCATCAAAGGTCGTAGGAGATATGGCACTTTATATGGTACAAAACAATCTCGATGAAAGACAGATTTTGTCAGAAGGTTACAAACTTGATTTTCCAGACTCGGTCGTCTCATTTTTTAAAGGAGAGATTGGTCAACCAGTAAATGGTTTCAACAAACAACTGCAAGATGTTGTATTAAAAGGTCAATCTCCGTTGACAGCTCGTCCAGGTGAATATCTTGAATCTGTTGACTTTAATAAGCTAAAGGAGATACTGCAAGAAAAACAACAAAGCAAAGTAACAGAGCAAGATGTTGTAAGTTATGCATTGTATCCAAAAGTGTATGAGCAGTACATACAAACTTTCGAAAACTATGGTAATATCTCTTTATTAGATACGCCAACTTTCTTTTATGGTATGCGTCCTAATGAAACGATTAAAATTGAAATTGATAGAGGTAAGATACTTGTGATTACATTACAAGCGATAACACAACCAGATGAAGCAGGTATGCGTACAGTATTTTTTGAGATGAATGGTCAAGCACGTCACATTCAAATAAAAGATGAAAATATACAGGCAACACACCTTTCAAAAACTAAAGCAGATAAAGGTAACCCTGAGCATATTGGTACACAAATGCCTGGTACAGTAGTTGAAGTTAAAGTGTCAGTAGGTGAAGTTGTAGAAGCGGGTCAGTCATTAATTATTACAGAAGCAATGAAGATGGAAACAACGGTACAAGCGCCATTCAAAGGTGTTGTTAAAGCAGTACATATTCAAAATAATGATAACATCGAAACAGGAGATTTATTAATAGAGCTGGAAAAAGAAGCATAG
- a CDS encoding heme A synthase: protein MFKKRNLKWLSVLATLMMIWVQLGGALVTKTGSEDGCGTDWPLCHGALLPENLPLETIIELSHRAVSGLSLIIVSWLVITAWKNIGHIREVKPLCKISIGFLLIQALVGAAAVMWQQNDYILALHFGISLISFSSVFVLTLIIFDLDQKYEANIVHVEKPLQVYTWIMTGIVYVTIYTGALVRHTESSLAYGVWPLPFDDLVPHDVHDWVQLSHRIMALLAFIIVLLTYIHAVKHYPNNRTIHYGYTASFILIILQVTTGALSIITEVNLIIALFHALFITLLFGLISYFLLLILRSNRGEQ from the coding sequence TTGTTTAAAAAGCGCAACCTAAAGTGGTTATCAGTTTTAGCGACGTTGATGATGATATGGGTGCAGCTAGGTGGTGCACTCGTCACAAAAACAGGGTCTGAAGATGGTTGCGGTACAGATTGGCCACTCTGTCACGGTGCCCTACTTCCTGAAAACCTCCCTCTTGAAACAATCATTGAATTGAGTCATAGAGCTGTCTCAGGTTTATCTCTCATTATTGTATCTTGGCTTGTGATTACAGCATGGAAAAATATCGGACACATTCGTGAAGTCAAGCCACTTTGTAAAATTAGTATTGGGTTTTTATTGATTCAAGCTTTAGTTGGTGCTGCTGCTGTTATGTGGCAACAAAACGACTATATCTTGGCGTTACATTTTGGAATATCATTAATTAGTTTTTCATCAGTATTTGTTCTAACACTCATTATTTTCGACCTTGATCAAAAGTATGAAGCAAATATTGTACATGTTGAAAAACCTTTACAAGTTTATACATGGATAATGACAGGTATTGTTTATGTCACAATTTATACAGGGGCTCTCGTAAGACATACTGAATCAAGTCTAGCTTACGGCGTATGGCCACTACCGTTCGATGACCTCGTCCCTCATGATGTCCATGACTGGGTACAACTTTCTCATCGTATAATGGCATTACTTGCATTTATTATTGTATTACTTACATATATCCATGCAGTCAAACATTATCCAAATAACCGTACCATTCATTATGGTTATACGGCCAGCTTTATTTTAATTATTCTACAAGTCACAACAGGTGCACTCTCTATCATTACTGAAGTCAATCTTATTATAGCGTTGTTCCACGCTTTATTTATTACACTATTATTTGGGCTCATCAGTTATTTCTTGTTATTAATTTTGCGCTCAAATCGTGGTGAACAATAA
- the cyoE gene encoding heme o synthase, with protein sequence MSKSEVVSQTTGRVSYKELKQVIKLGLVQGNLIPAFAGAWLAIVMTHHSFLESIPQLIVMMIGSTLVMGGSCALNNYYDQDIDKIMPSKQNRPTVNDRISNRHLVILSLSMMAIGELLLFMINVPAGVIGLAGIIGYVSFYSIWSKRHTTWNTVIGSFPGAVPPLIGWVAIDGHLSLMALTLFAVVFAWQPIHFYALAIKRREEYSKVNIPMLPSVKGFNRTRVGMFLWLFALLPLPFVMHELGLTFMILATLLNLGWIALGFTSFRAAVDEMKWATKMFIYSLNYLVVFFALVVVVSLIKMI encoded by the coding sequence ATGTCGAAATCAGAAGTAGTTAGTCAAACTACTGGACGTGTTTCATATAAAGAGCTTAAACAAGTGATTAAGTTGGGGCTTGTACAAGGTAACTTAATTCCTGCTTTTGCTGGTGCTTGGCTTGCGATAGTTATGACGCATCATTCATTTTTAGAGTCTATACCGCAACTTATTGTAATGATGATAGGGTCAACTTTAGTTATGGGTGGCTCTTGTGCATTGAACAACTATTACGATCAAGATATAGATAAAATTATGCCAAGTAAACAAAATCGCCCAACAGTGAATGATCGGATTTCAAACCGTCATTTAGTAATATTAAGTCTAAGTATGATGGCTATTGGAGAATTGCTTTTATTTATGATTAACGTTCCGGCTGGCGTCATTGGTTTAGCTGGTATTATTGGCTATGTATCATTTTATTCAATCTGGTCCAAACGACATACAACTTGGAACACAGTGATTGGTAGCTTCCCGGGTGCTGTTCCACCACTTATTGGTTGGGTAGCGATAGATGGTCATTTGAGTTTAATGGCCTTGACGCTTTTTGCAGTTGTTTTTGCATGGCAACCCATTCATTTTTACGCATTAGCAATTAAGCGTCGAGAAGAGTACAGTAAGGTAAACATTCCGATGTTACCATCAGTCAAAGGATTTAATCGGACGCGAGTAGGCATGTTTTTATGGTTGTTTGCATTATTGCCGTTACCGTTTGTAATGCATGAACTTGGCTTAACATTTATGATATTAGCTACTTTGCTAAATCTTGGTTGGATTGCTTTAGGATTTACAAGTTTTAGGGCAGCGGTAGATGAGATGAAATGGGCAACAAAAATGTTCATTTATTCTTTAAATTATCTTGTTGTATTTTTTGCATTGGTCGTTGTAGTTTCTTTAATTAAAATGATTTAA
- a CDS encoding DUF420 domain-containing protein: MSLPILPTISTACIVISAILVAIGWRLIWKRQIEQHKKVMLWAAIFAVLFFTIYASRTIFIGNTAFGGPDSVRLYYTIFLFFHITLATIGAVFGLIQIFTGVKDKYNVHRKTGPTASIIWFFTAITGVAVYVLLYVLYPGGETTSLIKATFGF; encoded by the coding sequence ATGAGCTTACCTATTTTACCTACTATTAGTACAGCATGTATTGTAATTAGTGCGATTTTAGTAGCAATCGGCTGGCGTTTGATTTGGAAACGTCAAATTGAGCAACATAAAAAAGTAATGTTATGGGCAGCTATTTTTGCAGTACTGTTTTTTACAATTTATGCAAGTCGTACAATTTTCATTGGCAACACAGCATTTGGTGGTCCAGATTCTGTACGTCTTTATTATACAATTTTCTTGTTTTTCCATATTACACTTGCCACAATAGGAGCGGTATTTGGATTGATTCAAATTTTTACAGGTGTGAAAGATAAGTATAATGTTCACCGTAAAACAGGGCCGACAGCTTCTATTATATGGTTTTTTACTGCTATTACAGGTGTGGCAGTGTACGTATTGCTGTATGTTTTATATCCGGGTGGAGAAACAACATCATTGATTAAAGCAACATTTGGTTTTTAG
- a CDS encoding helix-turn-helix domain-containing protein: MLRYRAVFHSHFLKMIVEENYFITNCVKLAIQDKLTQVRSIAKDCCVSPSTVKRCIHQTAQSLAVHPSSHLPQHISIDEFSFYQ; the protein is encoded by the coding sequence ATGTTGAGGTACAGGGCGGTTTTCCACAGTCATTTTCTAAAAATGATTGTGGAAGAAAACTATTTTATTACGAATTGTGTGAAGTTAGCCATTCAGGACAAACTGACACAAGTGCGTTCTATTGCGAAGGATTGTTGTGTGTCTCCGAGTACTGTGAAACGATGTATTCACCAAACAGCACAATCATTAGCTGTTCATCCGTCATCTCACTTACCTCAACATATATCAATAGATGAGTTTTCTTTTTATCAATAA